A single genomic interval of Bradyrhizobium japonicum USDA 6 harbors:
- a CDS encoding gluconokinase, with the protein MAGVEAPCALIVMGVSGSGKSTVAEALGQRLGWRFEDGDSFHPASNVEKMRAGHPLTDEDRWPWLNAIADEIARVCDKGEHVIIACSALKHTYRDVLLRGRDDVRFVFLRGTRELIAARLAQRKGHFMPPELLTSQFTTLEPPEAGEHVVTVSIDESVEAIVDGVVRQLKLSGAKR; encoded by the coding sequence GTGGCGGGCGTTGAAGCACCTTGTGCGTTGATCGTGATGGGCGTGTCGGGTTCAGGCAAGAGTACGGTTGCGGAGGCGCTCGGGCAGCGGCTCGGCTGGCGTTTCGAGGACGGCGACAGCTTTCACCCCGCCAGCAATGTCGAGAAGATGCGGGCCGGCCATCCCCTCACCGACGAGGACCGCTGGCCCTGGCTAAACGCCATTGCCGACGAGATCGCGCGGGTCTGCGACAAGGGCGAGCACGTGATCATCGCCTGCTCGGCACTGAAGCACACCTATCGCGACGTGCTGCTGCGTGGGCGCGACGACGTCCGCTTCGTCTTCCTGAGGGGTACCAGGGAACTGATCGCCGCCCGCCTCGCCCAACGCAAGGGCCATTTCATGCCGCCCGAACTGCTGACGAGCCAGTTCACGACGCTGGAGCCGCCCGAGGCTGGCGAGCACGTCGTCACCGTTTCGATCGACGAGTCCGTCGAGGCGATCGTCGACGGCGTGGTCCGGCAATTGAAGCTGAGCGGGGCGAAACGCTGA
- a CDS encoding bifunctional transaldolase/phosoglucose isomerase, with protein MNPVKELEKHGQAVWLDFLARGFIAKGDLKRLIDTDGVKGVTSNPSIFEKAIGSSDEYDAPIGKALKRGDRTVADLFEAVAIEDIQNAADVLRPVYDRLKGGDGYVSLEVSPYLAMDTAGTVAEARRLWKDVDRKNLMVKVPATPEGLPAIETLIGDGISINITLLFARDVYLQVAEAYLAGLEKYVAGGGDPSHVASVASFFVSRIDSVVDKQLDEKIARANDPSEKERLAALKGKVAIANAKVAYQDYKRLFSGPRWDKLAAKGAKPQRMLWASTGTKNKDYSDVLYVEELIGPDTINTVPPATLDAFRDHGKPRDSLEENVDDARRVLEELERSGVSLEAITKELVKDGVKQFADAADKLYGAVAHKRATVLGPAIDYQLLSLGDGLGKAVAKSTEEWRASAKIRRLWQHDKSVWTGTDEDKWLGWLDSAAKADVADYEDYASRVKGQKFSDAVVLGMGGSSLGPEVLAETFARKSGFPKLHVLDSTDPAQVRAMEARIDIANTVFIVSSKSGGTTEPNAMKDYFHERVAQAVGPKVKTGHRFIAVTDPGSSLEKAAKSLDYARIFHGEPSIGGRYSVLSPFGLVPAATAGIDVKTLIKHALSMARSCGPDVPPGENPGVQLGLAMGLAGLEGRDKVTILSSKKIADFGAWAEQLIAESTGKEGKGLIPIAGEPLGEPALYGNDRFFIDIRTEGEADAAHDSKLAAVEAAGHPVVRIVMKSIDHLGQEFFRFEMATAVAGSILGINPFDQPDVEAAKIKTRELTASFEKTGALPAEQPVVSTDEADLYTDEANATALRAAGANGDLTSWLKAHLSRSGHGDYVALLGYIARDKATIDALQTMRLEVREKRHVATCAEFGPRFLHSTGQAYKGGPDSGVFLQITADDAKDLSVPGQKASFGVIKAAQARGDFDVLTERGRRALRVHLKGGLKKGLAALNAALNDALN; from the coding sequence ATGAATCCCGTCAAAGAACTGGAAAAGCACGGACAAGCCGTCTGGCTGGACTTCCTTGCCCGTGGCTTCATCGCCAAGGGCGACCTGAAGCGGCTGATTGACACCGACGGCGTCAAGGGCGTCACCTCCAACCCGTCGATCTTCGAGAAGGCGATCGGCAGCTCGGACGAGTATGACGCCCCGATCGGCAAGGCGCTGAAGCGCGGCGACCGGACCGTGGCCGACCTGTTCGAAGCCGTCGCGATCGAGGACATCCAGAACGCCGCGGACGTGCTCCGCCCGGTCTATGACCGCCTGAAGGGCGGCGACGGCTATGTCAGCCTGGAAGTCTCGCCCTATCTGGCGATGGACACCGCCGGCACGGTCGCCGAGGCGCGGCGGCTCTGGAAGGATGTCGACCGCAAGAACCTGATGGTGAAGGTGCCGGCGACGCCGGAGGGCCTGCCGGCGATCGAGACGCTGATCGGCGACGGCATCAGCATCAACATCACGCTGTTGTTCGCCAGGGACGTCTACCTCCAGGTCGCCGAGGCCTATCTCGCCGGTCTGGAAAAATACGTCGCCGGCGGCGGCGACCCGTCCCACGTGGCGAGCGTCGCGAGCTTCTTCGTCAGCCGCATCGACTCGGTCGTCGACAAGCAGCTCGACGAGAAGATCGCCCGCGCCAACGATCCATCCGAGAAGGAGCGGCTCGCCGCGCTGAAGGGCAAGGTCGCGATCGCCAACGCCAAGGTCGCCTACCAGGATTACAAGCGCCTGTTTTCCGGCCCGCGCTGGGACAAGCTCGCTGCCAAGGGCGCCAAGCCGCAGCGGATGCTGTGGGCCTCCACCGGCACCAAGAACAAGGATTACAGCGACGTCCTCTATGTCGAGGAGCTGATCGGCCCCGACACCATCAATACCGTGCCGCCGGCGACGCTCGATGCTTTCCGCGACCACGGCAAGCCGCGCGACAGCCTTGAAGAGAACGTCGACGACGCCCGCCGCGTACTGGAAGAACTGGAGCGCTCCGGCGTCTCGCTCGAGGCAATCACCAAGGAACTCGTCAAGGACGGCGTCAAGCAGTTCGCCGATGCCGCCGACAAGCTCTATGGCGCCGTCGCCCACAAGCGGGCAACCGTGCTCGGGCCCGCGATCGACTACCAGCTTCTCTCGCTCGGCGACGGCCTCGGCAAGGCGGTGGCCAAGAGCACCGAGGAATGGCGCGCGTCGGCAAAGATCCGCAGGCTGTGGCAGCACGACAAATCCGTCTGGACCGGCACCGACGAGGACAAATGGCTCGGCTGGCTCGACAGCGCGGCGAAGGCCGACGTCGCCGACTATGAGGACTATGCGAGCCGCGTGAAGGGCCAAAAGTTCTCCGATGCCGTCGTGCTCGGCATGGGCGGATCGAGCCTTGGCCCCGAGGTACTGGCCGAGACTTTTGCGCGGAAGTCCGGCTTCCCGAAATTGCACGTGCTGGATTCCACCGATCCGGCACAGGTCCGGGCAATGGAGGCCAGGATCGACATCGCCAACACCGTGTTCATCGTATCCAGCAAATCCGGCGGGACGACCGAGCCGAACGCGATGAAGGATTATTTCCACGAACGCGTCGCACAGGCGGTCGGGCCGAAAGTGAAGACCGGCCATCGCTTCATCGCGGTGACCGATCCCGGCTCGTCGCTGGAGAAGGCGGCGAAGAGCCTCGACTACGCCCGCATCTTCCATGGCGAACCCTCGATCGGCGGCCGCTATTCGGTGCTCTCGCCGTTCGGCCTGGTGCCGGCGGCAACCGCGGGCATCGACGTCAAGACGCTGATCAAACACGCGCTCTCCATGGCCCGCTCCTGCGGACCGGACGTGCCGCCAGGTGAGAACCCGGGCGTCCAGCTCGGCCTCGCCATGGGCCTCGCCGGCCTCGAAGGCCGCGACAAGGTGACGATCCTGTCGTCGAAGAAGATCGCCGATTTCGGCGCCTGGGCCGAGCAGCTGATCGCGGAATCGACCGGCAAGGAAGGCAAGGGCCTGATCCCGATCGCCGGCGAGCCGCTGGGCGAGCCCGCGCTGTACGGCAACGACCGCTTCTTCATCGACATTCGCACCGAAGGTGAAGCGGACGCCGCGCATGACTCCAAGCTTGCCGCGGTCGAAGCCGCCGGCCATCCCGTCGTGCGCATCGTGATGAAATCGATCGACCATCTCGGCCAGGAGTTCTTCCGCTTCGAGATGGCGACGGCAGTCGCGGGCAGCATCCTCGGCATCAACCCGTTCGACCAGCCGGACGTGGAAGCGGCCAAGATCAAGACCCGCGAGCTCACCGCGTCGTTCGAGAAGACCGGTGCGTTGCCGGCCGAACAGCCGGTGGTCAGCACCGACGAGGCCGACCTCTACACCGACGAGGCCAACGCCACGGCGCTGCGCGCCGCCGGCGCCAACGGCGACCTCACCTCGTGGCTGAAGGCGCATCTCTCCCGCTCGGGCCATGGCGACTATGTCGCCCTGCTCGGCTACATCGCGCGCGACAAGGCGACGATCGACGCACTCCAGACGATGCGTCTCGAAGTGCGCGAGAAGCGTCACGTCGCGACCTGCGCCGAGTTCGGACCGCGCTTCCTGCATTCGACCGGGCAGGCCTACAAGGGCGGGCCCGACAGCGGCGTGTTTCTCCAGATCACCGCCGACGATGCCAAGGACTTGTCGGTGCCGGGCCAGAAGGCGAGCTTCGGCGTGATCAAGGCCGCGCAGGCGCGCGGCGACTTCGACGTGCTCACCGAGCGCGGCCGGCGCGCGCTCCGGGTCCACCTCAAGGGCGGGCTCAAGAAAGGTCTCGCGGCGCTCAACGCGGCGCTTAACGATGCGCTGAACTAA
- the pgl gene encoding 6-phosphogluconolactonase, whose product MAAADQPKLIVEADAEALAQAAAERVMARIATNPGRIAICLTGGSSPRKLYQLLGSDVYRGKIPWDRVHWFIGDERFVPSSDPLNNMAVARATFLDRSAPSGHIHPIPTTAESPEAGAEAYARELQSFYGAKNLDPARPLFDMVLMGAGPDGHTASLFPGYPAIEETIRWVVGVPKANVAPFVPRVSLTLPALASCREMLFEIAGHDKQPILTRLLNGETLPAVRARSNGETVWLVDQAALPEGIRGGR is encoded by the coding sequence ATGGCAGCGGCCGACCAGCCGAAACTGATCGTCGAGGCCGACGCCGAGGCGCTGGCGCAGGCCGCGGCCGAACGGGTGATGGCGCGGATCGCCACCAATCCCGGGCGGATCGCGATCTGCCTCACCGGCGGCTCCAGCCCGAGGAAGCTCTATCAATTGCTCGGCAGCGACGTGTATCGCGGCAAGATCCCGTGGGACCGCGTGCACTGGTTCATCGGTGACGAGCGTTTCGTGCCTTCGAGCGATCCCCTCAACAACATGGCAGTCGCGCGCGCGACCTTTCTCGACCGCAGTGCGCCGTCTGGCCATATTCACCCGATCCCGACCACGGCTGAAAGCCCCGAAGCGGGTGCCGAGGCCTACGCGCGCGAGCTTCAGTCCTTCTACGGTGCCAAAAACCTCGATCCGGCACGGCCGCTGTTCGACATGGTCCTGATGGGCGCGGGCCCCGACGGCCACACCGCCTCGCTCTTCCCCGGCTACCCCGCGATCGAGGAGACCATCCGCTGGGTGGTCGGCGTCCCCAAGGCCAATGTCGCGCCGTTCGTGCCGCGGGTGTCGCTGACCCTGCCCGCCTTGGCCTCCTGCCGCGAAATGCTGTTCGAGATTGCCGGGCACGACAAGCAGCCGATCTTGACGCGCCTGCTCAATGGCGAGACTCTGCCGGCTGTACGCGCGCGCTCGAATGGTGAGACCGTCTGGCTGGTCGACCAGGCCGCGCTTCCGGAGGGAATTCGTGGCGGGCGTTGA
- a CDS encoding STM3941 family protein — protein MAMLGKSMHAHHDRLTLAAADSPQSVAPAACIDATHDLEISPCTTQLRLLVAAGFALTLFSATLAFDWWDGLGDYDTTVGYAGVVLFGLVTGRLIWLLPAERGPVVIVTPYGIRDLRIGNEFLLWDSIAEISAEESRGHKAIVLTLTPALQRQLCTMSTLAPRAENERQNERQNERIVIRSEGLATDFDTLLRACRDCHAASAVRTALQQEYERGTQGFAVQAS, from the coding sequence ATGGCCATGCTGGGGAAGAGCATGCACGCACATCACGACCGCCTGACGCTCGCTGCTGCCGACAGTCCGCAATCGGTCGCGCCGGCCGCATGCATCGATGCGACCCACGATCTCGAAATCAGCCCATGTACGACCCAGCTGCGGCTGCTGGTCGCGGCGGGCTTCGCATTGACCCTGTTCAGCGCGACCCTTGCTTTCGACTGGTGGGACGGTCTGGGCGACTACGATACGACGGTCGGCTATGCCGGCGTCGTGCTGTTCGGCCTGGTGACCGGCCGGCTGATCTGGCTGCTGCCCGCCGAGCGGGGACCGGTGGTGATCGTCACCCCCTATGGCATCCGCGACCTCCGCATTGGCAATGAATTTCTGCTGTGGGACTCGATTGCGGAGATTTCGGCTGAGGAAAGCCGCGGCCACAAGGCGATCGTGCTGACGCTGACGCCGGCCTTGCAGCGGCAGCTCTGCACCATGAGCACCTTGGCGCCCCGTGCGGAGAACGAACGGCAGAATGAACGGCAGAATGAACGGATTGTCATCCGCTCCGAGGGGTTGGCGACCGATTTTGATACACTGCTGCGCGCTTGCCGCGATTGTCATGCCGCGAGCGCTGTGCGCACCGCATTGCAGCAGGAATATGAACGCGGCACGCAGGGCTTCGCCGTACAAGCGTCATAA
- the gnd gene encoding phosphogluconate dehydrogenase (NAD(+)-dependent, decarboxylating), which translates to MQLGMIGLGRMGGNIVRRLMRHGHTTVVYDKDAKAVAGLAADGAQGSATLEEFVAKLERPRAAWVMLPAGHITETTIDTIAAVMQAGDVIIDGGNTFWQDDVRRGKALKERGIHYVDVGTSGGVWGLDRGYCMMIGGEKQVVDRLDPIFAALAPGAGDIPRTEGREGRDPRIEQGYIHAGPVGAGHFVKMIHNGIEYGLMQAYAEGFDILKNANIEALPVDHRYDFDLADIAEVWRRGSVIPSWLLDLTSTALADSPALAEYSGFVEDSGEGRWTVNAAIDEAVPAEVLTAALYTRFRSRKEHTFAEKILSAMRAGFGGHKEPKQPGASKPK; encoded by the coding sequence ATGCAACTCGGCATGATCGGCCTCGGCCGGATGGGCGGCAACATCGTTCGCCGCCTAATGCGCCACGGTCATACGACCGTGGTCTACGACAAGGACGCCAAGGCCGTCGCGGGTCTCGCCGCAGACGGCGCACAGGGTTCGGCGACGCTGGAGGAGTTCGTCGCCAAACTGGAGCGGCCGCGCGCGGCGTGGGTGATGCTGCCGGCCGGCCACATCACCGAGACGACGATCGACACGATCGCGGCCGTGATGCAGGCCGGCGACGTCATCATCGACGGCGGCAACACGTTCTGGCAGGACGACGTCCGCCGCGGCAAGGCGCTGAAGGAACGCGGCATCCATTATGTCGACGTCGGCACCTCAGGCGGCGTCTGGGGGCTCGACCGCGGCTATTGCATGATGATCGGCGGCGAGAAGCAGGTGGTCGACCGGCTCGATCCGATCTTCGCCGCGCTCGCGCCCGGCGCCGGCGACATTCCGCGCACGGAAGGACGTGAGGGGCGCGATCCCCGCATCGAGCAGGGCTACATCCATGCAGGTCCCGTGGGCGCCGGCCATTTCGTCAAGATGATCCACAACGGCATCGAATACGGCCTGATGCAGGCCTATGCCGAAGGTTTCGACATCCTCAAGAATGCCAACATCGAGGCTTTGCCGGTCGATCATCGCTACGATTTCGACCTTGCCGACATCGCCGAGGTGTGGCGGCGCGGCAGCGTGATCCCGTCCTGGTTGCTCGACCTCACCTCGACGGCGCTCGCCGACAGCCCTGCGCTTGCGGAATATTCCGGCTTCGTCGAGGATTCCGGCGAAGGCCGCTGGACCGTGAATGCCGCGATCGACGAGGCCGTGCCGGCCGAAGTTTTGACCGCCGCCCTCTACACACGTTTCCGTTCCCGCAAGGAACACACCTTCGCCGAAAAAATTCTCTCCGCGATGCGCGCGGGTTTCGGCGGCCACAAGGAGCCGAAGCAGCCGGGCGCTTCGAAACCCAAATAA
- the zwf gene encoding glucose-6-phosphate dehydrogenase, with protein MTKDPQAKRKPENCAFVIFGATGDLTHRLVLPSLYNLAAEHLLPEKFCVVGVARNRQSDDELRDSLLKGLRQFATRPVDDDIARKLLECVTFVEADPKDPPSFDRLREHLDSLECAQDTGGNRLFYLATPPAAFAPTARELGRTGMMKENGAWRRLVIEKPFGTDLASAKALNAELLKIMDEHQIYRIDHYLGKETVQNIMVLRFANGMFEPIWNRNHIDHIQITVEEKLGVGHRGGFYDATGALRDMVPNHLFQLMSLVAMEPPARFDAHSVRSEKADVLTSIQQPSREEALKNSVRAQYLAGRIGDDEITDYRKTEDVKPGSTTETFVALKLMIDNWRWAGVPFYLRTGKALGHKRTEVAIKFKQAPLSMFSGTTVDRLSQNFLTIGIAPTETIELQFNAKIPGPSVTIDGVEMKFRYGDYFRADPSTGYETLIYDCMIGDNILFQRADGIEAGWQAVQPFLDAWKSEGTNGIETYDAGSDGPACADELLRRDGRSWRKYS; from the coding sequence GTGACAAAAGACCCGCAGGCCAAGCGCAAGCCCGAAAATTGCGCCTTCGTCATCTTTGGCGCGACCGGTGACCTCACCCATCGGCTGGTGCTGCCGTCGCTCTACAATCTCGCCGCCGAGCACCTGTTACCGGAGAAGTTCTGCGTCGTCGGCGTGGCCCGCAACCGCCAGTCCGATGACGAGCTGCGCGACAGCCTGCTGAAGGGTCTGCGGCAATTCGCGACGCGGCCCGTGGACGACGACATTGCCCGGAAGCTGCTGGAATGCGTGACCTTCGTCGAGGCCGATCCGAAGGATCCACCGTCCTTCGACCGCCTGCGCGAGCATCTGGATTCGCTGGAATGCGCGCAGGACACCGGCGGCAACCGCCTGTTCTATCTGGCAACGCCGCCCGCCGCCTTCGCGCCGACCGCGCGCGAGCTCGGCCGCACCGGCATGATGAAGGAGAACGGCGCCTGGCGGCGGCTCGTGATCGAGAAGCCGTTCGGCACCGACCTCGCCTCGGCCAAGGCGCTGAATGCCGAGCTGCTGAAGATCATGGACGAGCACCAGATCTACCGGATCGATCACTATCTCGGCAAGGAGACGGTGCAGAACATCATGGTGCTGCGCTTCGCCAACGGCATGTTCGAGCCGATCTGGAATCGCAACCACATCGACCACATCCAGATCACGGTGGAGGAGAAGCTCGGCGTCGGCCATCGCGGCGGCTTCTACGACGCCACCGGCGCGCTGCGTGACATGGTGCCGAACCATCTGTTCCAGCTGATGTCGCTGGTTGCGATGGAGCCGCCGGCGCGCTTCGACGCGCATTCCGTGCGCTCCGAGAAGGCCGACGTGCTGACGTCGATCCAGCAGCCGAGCCGCGAGGAAGCGCTGAAGAACTCCGTGCGGGCGCAATATCTGGCAGGCCGCATCGGCGACGACGAGATCACCGACTATCGCAAGACCGAGGATGTCAAGCCCGGCAGCACCACCGAGACCTTTGTCGCGCTCAAACTGATGATCGACAATTGGCGCTGGGCCGGCGTACCGTTCTATCTGCGCACCGGCAAGGCGCTCGGCCACAAGCGAACCGAAGTCGCGATCAAGTTCAAGCAGGCGCCGCTGTCGATGTTCTCAGGCACGACGGTCGACCGCCTGTCGCAGAACTTCCTCACCATCGGCATCGCACCGACCGAGACCATCGAGCTTCAGTTCAATGCCAAGATTCCGGGGCCGAGCGTCACCATCGACGGCGTCGAGATGAAATTCCGCTACGGCGACTATTTCCGCGCCGACCCCTCGACCGGCTATGAGACGCTGATCTACGACTGCATGATCGGCGACAACATCCTGTTCCAGCGCGCCGACGGCATCGAGGCCGGATGGCAGGCGGTGCAGCCGTTCCTGGACGCCTGGAAAAGTGAAGGCACCAACGGCATCGAGACCTATGACGCCGGCAGCGACGGCCCGGCCTGCGCCGATGAACTACTCCGGCGCGACGGGCGCAGCTGGCGGAAGTATTCGTGA